The DNA window TCACCTTCCCAACGCCCGCCCGGACAAGGACAAGATCGTGCCCGTGCCACGACGCCTCATGAAAGGCAAGTCCCGCCCGCTGCGTCGAGCGCAGGATCTCGCAGCGGTCGAGATACAGCTCCATTTCGACGTCCATCGCAGACATGATGGCCAACGGCATACGGACGCACACCTCAACTATTACTTTAAATACCGGCTTACAGGGCGACGGTAGACGACGCGACGTTCCATGTCGGCGACCAGCCCGAATACCGCCCCAATGGCACCACATGCGAGGGCGATGATGGTGCCATAGCGCACGCCTAGTTCACTTCCCGACACAAGCGAAGTGCCAATGACAATGCCGCCAGGAATTGCACTGATGGCAGATTCAGATACAACACCACCACCGCCTACGAGTGCCTCAATCTGCTGTACGTCCTCAATTGGGCGAGAGCGCGTCTTCTCGGATTCTGGCAGACGGGATGATTCCCAACGACTCGCCCCGCCCGGATCCGTGTGGAGCCGATAGCGAATGGAGTCTCGGGACAGGCGAACGTATTCGGCATCCTTGTCCCGATTCCCTGAATCCCAGACGATGGTCGCGTCGGACGATTCGAGGACCCGATTGATTTCAGAAAGTCTGGTGGGGGGCTGGGCAATCTCAGAGCTACCCGCACAGCCGGTCAGAGTTGGGACCAAGAGGACGAGAAGGAGACAATAGCAGCAACAGCGCATCAGAGAGGGGCGTTGTGCTCCAGTCCGCTTCGCCCCACTGGGCCGCCTGGATCACCCTTCAAGTAACACTCGAAGTCTCCCAGCGGATCAGGCCTACCGCACGACCGACCCGTCCTCCGCCTCCGTGGTGACCGGCACGAACGTACCATCCGGCTCCTCGGCCATGAGCACCATGCCCTGGCTCTCGAACCCAAACATCTCCTTCGGCGCCATGTTGGCGACGACGACCACCTCCAGCCCCACCACGTCGTCGGGGGCCATTTGCTCGGCCACCCCCGCGAGGATCTGCCGCTCCTCGAAGCCGAGGTCGACCTCCAATCGAAGCAGCTTGTCGGCGTCGGGCACCGGCTCGGCGGTCGTTACGGTCCCGGCGCGCAGGTCGAGCTGCGTAAAGTCGTCGAACGAAATGTTGTCGCTGAGGGCTTCGTAGTCCATGTCGGTGGTGGATGATGGGTCCGTATCTCGTTCAGCGGCCCGATCGCGGAGCTTCTCGATCTGGGCTTCGATGGTGTCGTCGTCGATTTTCTGGAAGAGCGGCTCCGGGTCGGGGCCGCTCGGGATCGGGTGTCCGGCGGGCAGAAGGGGCGCCCCGGCGTCTTCCCAGCCTACGGCGCCGGCGGGATCGTCGTCGGGGGTGCTGGTCCGCACATTCTCGAGCCCGATGCGCTCCCGAAGCGTCGCCGCGGCACTGGGCAGCACCGGCTCGAACAGAATGGACAGCGCGGCGCACACCTGCAGGCTGACGTGGATTGTGTTGGCGCAGGCCTGCGGGTCGCTCTCGTGGGTGTGCCACGGCTCCGTGTCGTTGAAGTATTTGTTGCCGCGACGCGCCAGCGCCATCGTCTCGAAGACCGCGTCCCGCGTGCGGTGCTCCTCGTAGGCCGCGCCCACAGTATCGGGCACCTCGGCCATCCGGTCGAGCATGACCCGGTCGGCCTCGGAGGGATCCTCCAGCGGCGGGACCGTGCCGTCGAAGTAGCGCTGCGCAAAGGTGAGCGTCCGGTGCACGAAGTTGCCGAAGACGTTGGCGAGCTCCCCGTTCACGCGCTGCTGAAATCCCTCCCAGCTGAAATCCGCGTCCTTCGTCTCGGGAAGGGTCGTGGCGAGGGCGTAGCGGAGCAGATCGGGCGCGTGCCGCTCGTCCGCAAAGTCGTCGAGGTACTCGTGGAGCCAGACCGCCCAGCCGCGGCTCGTGGACAGCTTCTCCCCCTCCAGGTTCAAGAACTCGTTGGCGGGCACGTTGTCCGGCAGGACGTAGTCGCCATGCTCCATGAGCATGGACGGAAACATGAGGCAGTGGAAGACAATGTTGTCCTTGCCGATGAAGTGGACGAGGCGGGTGTCTTCATCCTGCCAGTAGTCGGTCCACGCGTCGGGCTCGCCCTGCTCCGCGGCCCACTCCTTCGTGGCCGAGATGTAGCCGATCGGGGCGTCGAACCACACGTAGATGACTTTGCCTTCTGCCTCCAGCCCGTGCCGCTCCGCCACGTCGTCGGGAACCGGCACGCCCCAGAGCACGTCGCGGGTGATGGCGCGGCCCTTGAGCCCCTCGTCGAACCAGCTCTGTATCTGCCCGACGACATTGTTTTTCCACTCCGGATGCGAGCCAATCCATTCTTCGAGTTGGGGCTGGAGCTCCCCGAGGGGCAGGTACCAGTGGGTGGTCTCTTTGAACTCCGGCGTCGCGTCGGTGAGCGTGCTCTGCGGGTTCTCCAACTCCGTCGGGCTGAGAGACGAGCCGCACTGCTCGCACTGGTCGCCGTAGGCCTCCTCGAAGCCGCAGACCGGACACGTCCCGATCACGAACCGGTCGGCCAAAAACATCTCGGCCTCCGGGTCATAGAGCTGCTCGTCGGTTTTGAGGTCGAAGCCCCCGTTCTCGTCGAGCACCCGGAAGAAGTCCTGCGTCGTCTCCGTGTGGGTCTCGCTGGAGGTGCGCCCGTAGTAGTCGAAGCTCATCCCAAACCGCTCGAAGTTGTCGCGGATTTGGGGGTGATAGGTGTCGATGATGTCCTCCGGGGTTCGGTCCTCCCGAATGGCCCGCATGAGGATGGCAACGCCCATTTCGTCGGAGCCGCAAATAAAAGCCACGTCTTCCCCCTTCAGCCGCTGGTAGCGCACAAAGAGGTCCGCCGGGAGGTACGCCCCCGCCAGGTGGCCGATGTGGATGGGGCCGTTGGCGTACGGAAGGGCCGCGGTGACGAGGAGACGCTCGGAAGAAGTCGGATCGGCCATCAAACCAAAGTCGCAAGTACGTAATCGTTACGGCATGCCTGGGATTGCGTATTTCATATTGCGTGAGCCCACAGCTCGGGGAGAAGTACGCAATCCGCATCACGCAATACGAATCGGAAACGGGCGATCTGTCCCGAAGGGCCTGGCCCGTTCCGGGAAACAGCGGGACGTCTCAGTTAAAGCTCACCCCGTCGAGCGGGTCTCCCTCCTTCTTTCGGAGGGCCTCCTCCGCGAACCAGGCCTCCTCCACCTCCTGGGTCGTGTCCGGAAGGTCCTCGTGGGGCTTTTCGTAGCCCTCGATGTCTTTGAGCCAGACGAGCGTCTTGGTCCGCATCGTGCCGTCTTTCGCCTCGAACTCGATGTCTTCTTCCCGGGCGGCACACGTTCCCTCGGCCTCGCCGTACACGCCCCCCAGCTTGGGGTGGCGCAGCAGGATGCGAACCCGCTCGCCGTAGTCGAATCGGCTGTCCTCGAAGTCGGCCTCGCTGTAGGTTGCCACGGGTCGTTGCGATTCTTCGCGGGAGATTGGAGCAGTCATACCAACCGGTGGGCACTTCCACCAGATCCAAGTATATGAATCAGCGGGTGCTTCTGCGTGTTCACGACGCGTGAGCCCCTCGTGAAAACAGGGACGACTCGTTTCTTCGCTCACACTCCGGCCGCCTCATGTCCACCCCCAGCTTCTCCCCCCGCACGGCGACCGTCGAGCGCACCACCGCCGAGACGGATGTGTCCGTCGCCCTCACCCTCGACGGCGACGGGAGCTACGACGTCGACACCGGCGTCGGGTTCTTCGACCACATGCTGTCCCTCTTCGCCAAGCACGGCGCGCTCGACCTCGAGGTCCGGTGCGACGGCGATCTGGAGGTGGACGACCACCACACGGTCGAGGACGTGGCCATCGGCCTCGGCCGCGCCCTCGACGACGCCCTCGGGGACAAGGCCCACATCGCCCGCTACGGCCACGCCTACGTGCCGATGGACGACGCACTGGCCCGGGCCGTGGTGGACCTCTCGGGGCGAAGCTACTGCCACCTGGAGGCCTCCTTCGAGCGGAACCAGGTCGGCGGCCTGTCGACGGAACTGGTCGAACACGTGTGGCGCTCCGTGGCCGATCACGCCCGCTGCAACCTGCACCTGACCGTCCTCCGCGGGCACAACGCCCACCACAAGATTGAGGCCCTCTTCAAGGCCGCCGCCCGTGCCCTTCGCACGGCCGTGCGCCGCCGGGCCGACCACGCCGAGGTGGCCTCCACGAAGGGGACCCTGGCCTAACCCAAACGACGGCGGGCTGGGAGCGAGCCGGTCTAGGGGCTGTTCTGCGCCCTTCGCTCGGTCCTCACGCCTGTGCACGGTCCCATTCTCGACGCGAGCCCTTCTACGAAAT is part of the Salinibacter ruber DSM 13855 genome and encodes:
- the hisB gene encoding imidazoleglycerol-phosphate dehydratase HisB, which produces MSTPSFSPRTATVERTTAETDVSVALTLDGDGSYDVDTGVGFFDHMLSLFAKHGALDLEVRCDGDLEVDDHHTVEDVAIGLGRALDDALGDKAHIARYGHAYVPMDDALARAVVDLSGRSYCHLEASFERNQVGGLSTELVEHVWRSVADHARCNLHLTVLRGHNAHHKIEALFKAAARALRTAVRRRADHAEVASTKGTLA
- the metG gene encoding methionine--tRNA ligase; its protein translation is MADPTSSERLLVTAALPYANGPIHIGHLAGAYLPADLFVRYQRLKGEDVAFICGSDEMGVAILMRAIREDRTPEDIIDTYHPQIRDNFERFGMSFDYYGRTSSETHTETTQDFFRVLDENGGFDLKTDEQLYDPEAEMFLADRFVIGTCPVCGFEEAYGDQCEQCGSSLSPTELENPQSTLTDATPEFKETTHWYLPLGELQPQLEEWIGSHPEWKNNVVGQIQSWFDEGLKGRAITRDVLWGVPVPDDVAERHGLEAEGKVIYVWFDAPIGYISATKEWAAEQGEPDAWTDYWQDEDTRLVHFIGKDNIVFHCLMFPSMLMEHGDYVLPDNVPANEFLNLEGEKLSTSRGWAVWLHEYLDDFADERHAPDLLRYALATTLPETKDADFSWEGFQQRVNGELANVFGNFVHRTLTFAQRYFDGTVPPLEDPSEADRVMLDRMAEVPDTVGAAYEEHRTRDAVFETMALARRGNKYFNDTEPWHTHESDPQACANTIHVSLQVCAALSILFEPVLPSAAATLRERIGLENVRTSTPDDDPAGAVGWEDAGAPLLPAGHPIPSGPDPEPLFQKIDDDTIEAQIEKLRDRAAERDTDPSSTTDMDYEALSDNISFDDFTQLDLRAGTVTTAEPVPDADKLLRLEVDLGFEERQILAGVAEQMAPDDVVGLEVVVVANMAPKEMFGFESQGMVLMAEEPDGTFVPVTTEAEDGSVVR